One Ferribacterium limneticum genomic window, CCGTTGAGCAGGAACAGGGGTTCGAGCAGTTCGGACAGGTCGTCGGCGTGCTTGCCGGCCATTTCGTACCAGTCGCCGGCCAGACCGGCGCCGAAGACGTAGGAATCAGCCCAGGCTTCGTAGTCGTATTCGGTGCAGCTTTCGTCGAGCGGATAGAGCACCGGGGCGATGGTTTCGTCGGCCAGCAGCGCAGCAGCGAGGTCGTTGTTGAGGCGCATGAGCAGTTCAAGCGCCGCTTCGACGTCCGGGTTGCCGCCGGCTTCGAGGCCCTTGCCGAGGGCTTCGGTCAGCCAGATGGCCGGGGGTACCGGCTCGGGGGCGCTGACAACGGCGCACAGCATGGCCTGAATTTCGTCGAGGCGCATGGCCTCGCCCTGGAAAACTTCGGATTCGAGCAGTTCTTCAAGCCGGTCAAGATCGGCATCGGTCAGGGGTGTTGGATTCATCGCTTTGGTCCTCGGCAATTGGAGAATGATAGCCCAGAACCGCCCTGCCCGCAGCCTCTGGCTGCCATTTGGCTAAGCGGAAAGCGCTCCGGCCGGACTACCCGGAGTTTCGATTTGCATCGGCACATCGATATCCTTGAGCACGCCAGGATCATCGACCGAGCAAAGCACCACTGCCACCGGATCGGCCTCGAGAATGGCCTTGCCGCCTTGGTCGCCGGTCAGCGCCAGTAGCTTGTCGAGATGCGCCGCGCCGAAGGCGACCGGATGACCAGGACTTCCATCGTGGATCGGCCGGGCCAGCGCCGCCCAGTCCTGCATGGCGTGAAGAACTGCGTGGTAACTGGCCGGCTGGATGTAAGGCATGTCGGCCAGCGCGACCAGCCAGCCGGCGGCACCGGCGCTTTCTGCGACGCCACTGCTCAGGCTGTGGCCCATGCCCTGCTCCGCCGCATCGCAGACAACTGTTTCCAGCCCCTCGGCCACCAGCAGGCTGGCCAGTACCGTGTCATCGGGCCGGATGACGACGATGGTTCGGGCACAAACGGCAGCCAGATTCCGCGCCGAGGCGAGAGCCATCGGCGTGCCGTCGGGCAATGGATGCAGCCGTTTGTCGGCGCCGAAACGCCGGCTACTGCCGGCCGCCAGCAGAATACCGACAATCTGGCTCATACGACGCGACAGGCGTAGGGATCGGGGACTTCCACGGTCAACCGGAAATTTTGCCCATTTTTCAAAGCGGTCATTTCGGCCAGGATGGAGACGGCGATTTCGGGCGGCGTGCGGCTGCCGATGGGCAGGCCGACCGGGCCGTGCAGGCGATCGACTTCGGCTTGCGACAGGTCGAAATACTGCAGCAGTCGTTCGCGGCGTTTGCTGTTGTTGGCCTGCGAACCGAGCGCGCCAACGTAGAAGGCTGGCGACTTGAGGGCTTCGAGCAGGGCCAGGTCGTCGAGCTTGGGATCGTGGGTCAGCGCCACCACGGCACTGCGCGGGTCGAGGCTGAGTTCGGTCACCGCATCGTCGGGCATCGCGGCGATTCGCTCGGTGCCGGGAACGTCCCAGCCGTCGGCATACTCGCTGCGCGGGTCGCAGATATAAACGCGATAGCCGAGGGCCTGCGCCATGGTCGCCAGGTAGCGCGAAATCTGCCCGGCGCCGATGATCAGCAGCCGCCAGGCCGGGCCGTGCAGGGTGACCAGTGTTTCGCCGTCCCATTGCTGGCTGTCGCCGGCGCTGCCGCCTTCGAGGCTGACCGCGCCGGTGGCCAGCGCAACCCGCCGATGCACCAGTTGGCCGGTGCCGATGCGCTGGGCGAGTTGTTCGAGCAAGGCGGCATCGGGCGCTGGTTCGAGCACCAGTTCCAAGGTGCCGCCGCAGGGCAGGCCGAAGCGATGCGCTTCATCGGCCGTCACGCCGTAGCGCAGCAGTCGGGGCATTCCACCCACGAACTCGCCGTCCGCCGCCCGCCGGATCAGGTCGTCCTCAATGCAGCCGCCGGAAACCGAGCCCTGCACCTGCCCGTCGTCGCGCAGGATCATCCAGGCGCCCGGCGGCCGCGGGGCGGAACCCCAGGTCCGGACGACGGTGATCAGCGCGAAGCGATGCCCGGCCGCCGCCCACTTGCGGGCGGCGTCAAGGACCTGCGTATCCAGGCTGTCCATGTCAGGCCACCAACTCGGCGGTGTTGAACGGCATCTTGTGCAGGAACTTGCCGGTGGCGGCAGCGATGGCATTGGCCACGGCCGGTGCCAGCGGCGGTACACCGGGTTCGCCGATGCCGGTCGGGGCGGCGGTTGAAGGAACAATATGAACTTCGACCTTCGGCATGTCGCCGATGCGCAGTAGCGGGTAAGTATCGAAATTGCCCTGCTCGACGCGTCCACCCTTGAGCGTGATTTCTCCGCTCATGGCGGCCGAAAGCGCGAACCCGACAGCGCCTTCGACCTGCGAACGGATGTTGTCCGGGTTGATCGCCGTGCCGCAATCCACCGCACACACCACGCGGTCGACCTTGATCGAGCCGTCTTTTTTGACCGTCACTTCGGCCACCTGGGCGACGAAGGAATTGAACGATTCATGCACTGCCACGCCCCGGCCGCGCCGCTCGCCAGCGGCCGCCTTGAGCGGCGTTCCCCAGTTGGCTTTCTCGGCCACCAGCTTGAGTACGCCGGCGTGCTTGGGGTGCTCGGTCAGCAATTCGAGGCGCAGGGCCACCGGGTCCTTGCCCATCGCCGCCGCCACCTGGTCGAGGAAAACCTCGGTCGAGTAGGCCGTGTGCGAGGAACCGACCGAGCGCCACCAGAGCACCGGCACGCCGATATCGGTTGGCGTATGCAGATCGACCAGCAGGTTGGGAATGGCGTACGGCAGATTGGCCGCCCCTTCGACCGACACGTGGTCAATGCCATCCTTGATCAACATGCCTTCGAACGGCGAGCCGGCAATGATCGACTGGCCAACCAGCCGGTGATGCCAGCCGACCAGCTTGCCGCTGCCATCGAGCGCCGCTTCCAGCGCGTGGTGGAACATGGGCCGGTAAAAACCGCCGCGCATGTCGTCCTCGCGCAGCCAGACCAGCTTGACCGGGGCACGACCGTTGATCGCCTTGACGATATGCGCCGCCTCCTGCACGTAATCCGACTGCGTGCAGGCCCGGCGCCCGAAACTGCCGCCGGCATAGAGCATGTTGAGCTTGACCTGCTCCGGCTTGAGGCCGAACAGCGCAGCCACCCGGCCCTGATCGACGGTCTGGAACTGCTCGCCGTTCCACACCTCGCAGCCATCGGCCTTGAGGTGGACGACGCAGTTCATCGGCTCCATCGCGGCATGAGCGAGGTAGGGAAAATCGAAGGAAGCGCTGAGCACCTTGGCGGCGCCGGCAAAGGTTTTCGCCGTGTCGCCTTTGTTCGCGGCAATCAGGCCGGGCTTTTTGGCCATTTCCTTGTACTTGGCCAGAATTTCGTCGCTGCCCAGCTTGAAGGCCTTGCTGTCGTCCCAGCTGACCGACAAGGCATCGCGCCCCTTCTTGGCACTCCACGTATCGGTGGCCAGCACGGCAACGCCCTGCGGAATCTGCACGACTTCGACGACGCCCTTGATCGCTTTGGCCTTGGTCGCGTCGAAAGACTTCACCGTGGCGCCGAACTGCGGCGGATGGGCGACCACGGCAACCAGCATGCCGGGCAGAAAAACGTCCTGCGTGAATTGCGCCGTGCCGTTGGTCTTGGCCGCGCTGTCCTTGCGCTTGGCCTGCTTGCCGATCAGGCGAAAATCCTTGGGGTCTTTGAGCTTGACCTCAGTCGGCACGGTTTCCTTGGCGGCATCGAGCGCCAGTTCGCCAAAGCTCGCCTTGCGGCCGCTGCCGGCATGGCTGACGATGCCGTCGCGCACGACGATCTCCGCTGCGCCGACATTCCAGCGCTTGGCGGCGGCCGAAACCAGCATGGCCCGCCCACTTGCCCCGGCCTTGCGCATCTGGTCCCAGGAATTGGCCATCGCCGTACTGCCACCGGTGCCCTGGGCCGGGCCCCAGAAAGTGTTGTTGTAGCGCTTGGCATCGGCCGCGGCACCTTCGACACGAACGTTCTTCCAGTCGGCATCGAGCTCGTCGGCCAGGATGGTGGCCAGGCCGGTGTAGGTGCCCTGCCCCATTTCGAGGTGCTTGGACATGACCGTCACGCTGTTGTCGCTGCCGATTTTCAAAAACGCGTTAATTTCGGCGTTGACCGTGGCAACGGCACCCAATTTGCCTGCAGCGGCGGCTGCGACGGCCGGGAGGCAGAAACCCAGCGTCAGGCCGGCGCTGCCTTGCAGGAAACGGCGACGGCTGAGGTTTTCAATAACGATTTCGCTCATGATGTATCTCCTCAGGCCAGCGCTTGGGCGGCTTCATGGATGGCAGCGCGAACGCGCACATAGGTCGCGCAGCGGCACAGGTTGCCCGACATGGCGGTATCGATGTCTGCATCGGTCGGCTTGCGGTTCTGGCTGAGCAGCGCCACGGCGCTCATGATCTGGCCGGACTGGCAGTAGCCGCACTGCACGACATCAAGCTTGCGCCAGGCTTCCTGCACCACCTTGCCGACGCGCTCGGTATCGACCGCCTCGATGGTCCTGATCTTGCGCCCAACCACCGCCGAGACCGGCGTCGAACAGGCGCGCACCGGGGTGCCATCGACATGCACCGTGCAGGCGCCGCACAGCGCCTGGCCGCAACCATATTTCGTTCCGGTCATCTGCAAGGTGTCGCGCAGCGCCCAGAGCAGCGGCGTATCGGGCGCCACATCGAGTTGATGTGCCTTGCCGTTAATAGTCAGTTTGATCATCTGCATACTCCTCGTCGGAAGGGGATCAGCAGCCATCCCGTGGCTGCTGTTTGTGCGAATAGTGTGGGCGAGGCAAGGCGGCAAGCGATAACCCAATCGTGCAGATTTATTGCCTGATCCTCCAGAACATGTCCGCAGCCTCTCGCCGGCCAGCGCCAAAACCGCTACTCTCCGGTCATGGATACTGCCGTTCTGACCACGCCCCGCCCAAATGATTCCAACGCCATGGAAAACGCCGATCTGGCGCGCCAGCGCGCGGAACTCGCCGCCATCATCAGCCGCCACTGCCCGGCTGACGGCGCTGTCGACACGGCCATTCCCGACCTCAAGCTTTTCCGCGGATCGAACACCGACGTGCCGAACTGCGCCATCATGACCTCGGTGTTCGCCATGATGGCCCAGGGCGCCAAGCGCATCACGGTCGGCGACGACACCTACGACTACGACGCCCGCCATTACCTCATTTCATCGGTCGATCTGCCGATTTTTGCGCGCATCACACAGGCCTCCATCACCGAGCCCTACCTTGGCCTGGGGCTCGCCATCGACCCACTGAAGATCAACGAACTGACCGCCGCCATGCCCAAAAATCGGGCCGTGGAAGGCGTTGACCGTGGCATTGCCGTCGGCCTGCTCAGCGTCGACATCCAGAACACCGCTCTGCGCCTGGCCAGATTGCTCGATACGCCAGCCGACATCCCGGTGCTCGCCCCGATCATCGAGCGCGAACTGCTCTAC contains:
- a CDS encoding YecA/YgfB family protein, with protein sequence MNPTPLTDADLDRLEELLESEVFQGEAMRLDEIQAMLCAVVSAPEPVPPAIWLTEALGKGLEAGGNPDVEAALELLMRLNNDLAAALLADETIAPVLYPLDESCTEYDYEAWADSYVFGAGLAGDWYEMAGKHADDLSELLEPLFLLNGMLKEDAEKSGERWFPPAEEARLVADIQENLPVIVQTLYNFWRNKRTGGTVQREGDKAGRNDPCPCGSGKKFKQCCGSPEKLN
- a CDS encoding nucleotidyltransferase family protein yields the protein MSQIVGILLAAGSSRRFGADKRLHPLPDGTPMALASARNLAAVCARTIVVIRPDDTVLASLLVAEGLETVVCDAAEQGMGHSLSSGVAESAGAAGWLVALADMPYIQPASYHAVLHAMQDWAALARPIHDGSPGHPVAFGAAHLDKLLALTGDQGGKAILEADPVAVVLCSVDDPGVLKDIDVPMQIETPGSPAGALSA
- a CDS encoding XdhC family protein; translation: MDSLDTQVLDAARKWAAAGHRFALITVVRTWGSAPRPPGAWMILRDDGQVQGSVSGGCIEDDLIRRAADGEFVGGMPRLLRYGVTADEAHRFGLPCGGTLELVLEPAPDAALLEQLAQRIGTGQLVHRRVALATGAVSLEGGSAGDSQQWDGETLVTLHGPAWRLLIIGAGQISRYLATMAQALGYRVYICDPRSEYADGWDVPGTERIAAMPDDAVTELSLDPRSAVVALTHDPKLDDLALLEALKSPAFYVGALGSQANNSKRRERLLQYFDLSQAEVDRLHGPVGLPIGSRTPPEIAVSILAEMTALKNGQNFRLTVEVPDPYACRVV
- a CDS encoding xanthine dehydrogenase family protein molybdopterin-binding subunit — translated: MSEIVIENLSRRRFLQGSAGLTLGFCLPAVAAAAAGKLGAVATVNAEINAFLKIGSDNSVTVMSKHLEMGQGTYTGLATILADELDADWKNVRVEGAAADAKRYNNTFWGPAQGTGGSTAMANSWDQMRKAGASGRAMLVSAAAKRWNVGAAEIVVRDGIVSHAGSGRKASFGELALDAAKETVPTEVKLKDPKDFRLIGKQAKRKDSAAKTNGTAQFTQDVFLPGMLVAVVAHPPQFGATVKSFDATKAKAIKGVVEVVQIPQGVAVLATDTWSAKKGRDALSVSWDDSKAFKLGSDEILAKYKEMAKKPGLIAANKGDTAKTFAGAAKVLSASFDFPYLAHAAMEPMNCVVHLKADGCEVWNGEQFQTVDQGRVAALFGLKPEQVKLNMLYAGGSFGRRACTQSDYVQEAAHIVKAINGRAPVKLVWLREDDMRGGFYRPMFHHALEAALDGSGKLVGWHHRLVGQSIIAGSPFEGMLIKDGIDHVSVEGAANLPYAIPNLLVDLHTPTDIGVPVLWWRSVGSSHTAYSTEVFLDQVAAAMGKDPVALRLELLTEHPKHAGVLKLVAEKANWGTPLKAAAGERRGRGVAVHESFNSFVAQVAEVTVKKDGSIKVDRVVCAVDCGTAINPDNIRSQVEGAVGFALSAAMSGEITLKGGRVEQGNFDTYPLLRIGDMPKVEVHIVPSTAAPTGIGEPGVPPLAPAVANAIAAATGKFLHKMPFNTAELVA
- a CDS encoding (2Fe-2S)-binding protein, whose protein sequence is MIKLTINGKAHQLDVAPDTPLLWALRDTLQMTGTKYGCGQALCGACTVHVDGTPVRACSTPVSAVVGRKIRTIEAVDTERVGKVVQEAWRKLDVVQCGYCQSGQIMSAVALLSQNRKPTDADIDTAMSGNLCRCATYVRVRAAIHEAAQALA
- a CDS encoding AraC family transcriptional regulator encodes the protein MDTAVLTTPRPNDSNAMENADLARQRAELAAIISRHCPADGAVDTAIPDLKLFRGSNTDVPNCAIMTSVFAMMAQGAKRITVGDDTYDYDARHYLISSVDLPIFARITQASITEPYLGLGLAIDPLKINELTAAMPKNRAVEGVDRGIAVGLLSVDIQNTALRLARLLDTPADIPVLAPIIERELLYRLLAGPLGSRLRQATASGSHSHQIVRAIDWLKTNLNQPLSIERLASLSNMSRSSLHHHFKALTAMTPLQYQKQLRLQEARRLMLVSDTDAASAAHHVGYESPSQFNREYRRMFGIPPGRDVAQFRQSQTA